A part of Halobaculum sp. MBLA0143 genomic DNA contains:
- a CDS encoding acyl-CoA dehydrogenase codes for MDFELTTEQRQIRDMVAEFVDEEVVPRAAEIDETDEFPADLLDEMSELGLLGMPFPEEYGGAGLDYHSYAIGLEHISRGSGGLGTIVAAHISLAGNMVYAFGDERQKEAYLEPLALGDEIGAFALSEPQAGSDVPAMDTTAEREGDGYVIDGGKLWTSNGSVADTVIVFAKTDPEAGNEGISSFVVRPETDDGFVVENTEHKLGDKGCPTAELRFDEMYVPEERRLGEEGRGFVHALKTLNGGRITIAARGVGIARAALEEAADYATDREQFERPISEFQSIQHKIADMDTKLQAAKMLMHKAADMKIRGEDFVKEAAQAKLYASEVSREVANEAIQIHGGYGYTKDFPVERYYRDAKLNEIYEGTSEILRNTIADQVLE; via the coding sequence ATGGACTTCGAGCTGACGACGGAACAACGGCAGATCCGCGACATGGTCGCGGAGTTCGTCGACGAGGAGGTGGTCCCGCGGGCCGCCGAGATCGACGAGACGGACGAGTTCCCCGCCGACTTGCTCGACGAGATGTCGGAGCTGGGGCTCCTCGGGATGCCGTTCCCGGAGGAGTACGGCGGTGCCGGGCTCGACTACCACAGCTACGCCATCGGGTTGGAACACATCTCCCGTGGCTCGGGCGGACTCGGCACCATCGTCGCCGCCCACATCTCCCTGGCGGGCAACATGGTGTACGCCTTCGGGGACGAGCGCCAGAAGGAGGCGTACCTCGAACCCCTGGCGCTGGGCGACGAGATCGGCGCGTTCGCGCTGTCGGAGCCGCAGGCCGGCTCCGACGTGCCGGCGATGGACACCACCGCCGAGCGCGAGGGGGACGGCTACGTGATCGACGGCGGGAAGCTGTGGACCTCCAACGGCTCCGTCGCCGACACGGTGATCGTGTTCGCCAAGACGGACCCGGAGGCGGGCAACGAGGGAATCTCCTCGTTCGTCGTCCGGCCGGAGACTGACGACGGCTTCGTCGTCGAGAACACGGAACACAAGCTGGGCGACAAGGGGTGTCCGACCGCGGAACTCCGGTTCGACGAGATGTACGTCCCCGAGGAGCGTCGGCTGGGCGAGGAGGGCCGCGGGTTCGTCCACGCGCTGAAGACGCTCAACGGCGGTCGGATCACCATCGCGGCCCGCGGGGTCGGCATCGCCCGCGCGGCGCTGGAGGAGGCGGCCGACTACGCCACCGACCGCGAGCAGTTCGAACGACCGATCTCGGAGTTCCAGTCGATCCAACACAAGATCGCCGACATGGACACGAAGCTCCAGGCCGCGAAGATGCTGATGCACAAGGCCGCCGACATGAAGATCCGCGGCGAGGACTTCGTGAAGGAGGCGGCCCAGGCCAAGCTGTACGCCAGCGAAGTGTCCCGCGAGGTGGCCAACGAGGCGATCCAGATCCACGGCGGCTACGGCTACACGAAGGACTTCCCCGTGGAGCGTTACTACCGCGACGCCAAGCTGAACGAGATCTACGAGGGGACCAGCGAAATCCTCCGCAACACCATCGCCGATCAGGTGTTGGAGTAG
- a CDS encoding redox-regulated ATPase YchF, which translates to MSYEIGLVGKPSVGKSTFFNAATTNDVPEGAYPFTTIDPSVGEAYVRVDCAAPEFGDHDCTPTTGYCADETRYVPVKLIDVAGLVPGAHEGRGLGNQFLTDLNEADALVHVVDFTGETDLEGEPTEGHDPREDIDFLFEELDEWYCDVLERGIERHQSGYHGAESELAVDLAEQFSSFGLSDDEIDRLLRRHDLGTDPTVWDADDERTLATAMRRASKPTVIAANKLDTAAARENWAEITSDPDYDHLTFVPASAHAEKALRNGDEADVLSYDPGAADFEITADLPAAKREALTEVRSFLDRFGGTGVQTAIETALFDELGTMAVFPGDGTPRADGKFLQECLLVPEGTTAEGFAHAVHSEIGDGFLYATDARTGRQVGADTELSHRDVVEVTTTT; encoded by the coding sequence GTGAGCTACGAGATCGGGCTCGTGGGCAAGCCCTCGGTGGGGAAGTCCACGTTCTTCAACGCCGCGACGACGAACGACGTGCCGGAGGGGGCGTACCCGTTCACGACGATCGACCCGAGCGTCGGAGAGGCGTACGTCCGTGTCGACTGTGCGGCCCCGGAGTTCGGCGACCACGACTGCACGCCGACCACCGGCTACTGTGCCGACGAGACCCGGTACGTCCCGGTGAAGCTGATCGACGTGGCCGGGCTCGTCCCGGGCGCCCACGAGGGCCGCGGGCTCGGCAACCAGTTCCTGACGGACCTCAACGAGGCGGACGCGCTGGTCCACGTCGTCGACTTCACCGGCGAGACGGACCTGGAGGGTGAGCCGACGGAGGGGCACGACCCCCGCGAGGACATCGACTTCCTGTTCGAGGAGTTAGACGAGTGGTACTGCGACGTGTTGGAACGCGGGATCGAACGCCACCAGTCCGGCTACCACGGCGCCGAGTCGGAGCTGGCCGTCGACCTCGCCGAGCAGTTCTCCTCGTTCGGCCTCTCCGACGACGAGATCGACCGGTTGTTGCGCCGTCACGATCTCGGGACGGACCCGACCGTCTGGGACGCGGACGACGAGCGGACGCTGGCGACGGCGATGCGACGGGCGAGCAAGCCCACCGTGATCGCCGCCAACAAGCTCGACACCGCGGCCGCCCGCGAGAACTGGGCGGAGATCACGTCCGACCCCGACTACGACCACCTCACGTTCGTCCCGGCGTCGGCCCACGCGGAGAAGGCGCTCCGCAACGGTGACGAGGCGGACGTGCTGTCGTACGACCCCGGCGCGGCCGACTTCGAGATCACCGCCGACCTGCCGGCCGCAAAACGCGAGGCGCTGACCGAGGTGCGGTCGTTCCTGGACCGGTTCGGCGGGACGGGCGTCCAGACGGCGATCGAGACCGCGTTGTTCGACGAACTGGGGACGATGGCGGTGTTCCCCGGCGACGGCACGCCGCGCGCGGACGGGAAGTTCCTCCAGGAGTGTCTGCTCGTCCCCGAGGGGACGACCGCGGAGGGGTTCGCCCACGCCGTCCACTCGGAGATCGGCGACGGCTTCCTCTACGCCACGGACGCCCGAACGGGCCGCCAGGTCGGCGCCGACACGGAGCTGTCCCACCGGGACGTGGTCGAGGTGACGACGACGACCTGA